ATGATCGAAAAAGAATGGTGATTGAATTTTGCAGCATATAAAATTGAACACCCAATCTCTACAAGCAGAGAAATTGTTTACTACATGCATCCTTCTTGGCTAATGATCTCCATAGCTTAGAAGCATCTCTACGATTCGGTTAACCCAACTTGTTTCTTGCCTTCTGCCTTTCTTGCTTTGCGTCCTCTGGGCTATAAGCGGCATGAGCGCCCATTGCTGGGCTCTTTCCCGTCGCCATCTCCAACACCACCACCATAGACAtctaatttattttgatgttgctaaaaaattaaaagattCATATTTTGATGCATTTCTTgtctaaattatttatttattttcgctTAGCTTTTGCTCCACTGCATGAATTTCACCGGctctatttcattttttttttttaccttggaTTTAGACAATAATAATTTATAAGGTGTTCtgtaatgaattttattttttaatacattAACTATTTTTGACAATTGATTAACATTGTTCAAGTTAAGTAATATTGAATATAAATGAATAAATTATTAGAATTAAAGTTAATGTCAAAATTTTAGGATCTGATTAATAAAATTAGAAATATtgactaaaattaaaaaatattcataaatatttataTGCTTTTATCATTTGTTTTTTTCGTTATCACTTTGTAATTGACGAATGAAAATTCATCTATAGGAGCGTGTGGCATGGAAtagacaaaaattaaaaaaaaaaaaatcaattcagcCGATCAtcctattttattaattttatgtttaaaaaatttgaaatttttagaatttaaaatttaatttaaaaaataaaacaatttaaaagaaataaattcatacTATAAgtgatataattttttaataggagtttaattcatttaatgaagtattttattaaacaatttaaaaCACTCAtacttcaattattttttttttataaataaatcaaaAGTTAGAAATTTAAGTGcatttattttattcattcattattacAAACAAGAGAATCCAAATGAATATATTAtcctaaattttattctaacatataattttattatgaattttttaattgattattttttataaaattgaattaatttttatatgagaaTCATTTAAAAGGGTGTgtatatataaaaagaaaatatttagagcTCAAAATCCACTGATTTCTTAAAGCTCCAAGTAATATTTTGTAGCTCCATATGCGTCATCAGATTAATACATGTAAATAGGATAAAACATAAAAGCATTCCTAAAGCAAATTATTTATTGTACATCTGAGACTCATCGATCTCATCCCAATTGTTGCTTCGGATAGACATAATGCATTATCTAGGCAGGAAGAGAGAAAGCAAATTATAGACAAGACAACATACAAAGAAAAGCTAAGACTCAAGAAATTAGTAGAAGCAGGGCCTCTGTAGTTAAGGATGATTTTCATCACGCAAAAGCATCTCAACTACTTGGCCCATGTTGGGTCTTGCATCTCTGTCTTCCTCTACGCACTGCAAAGCAACTTCAGCTAGAATTTCTAATTTATCTGTGTCATAATCATTTCCCATTATGGGATCTATTATCTCTCCAACCCAGGATTCCTTTGCGGCTGCTCCAGACTTTTTCTCCCTCACCCATGCTACTAAACCTTTTTGCTCCACATTCTCACCATTGTCAACATATTCAACATCCATTGCCGGGTTCTTTCCTGTTACCATTTCCAGCACAACAATTCCATAGCTATAGACATCCACTTTAGAGGTGATGGGTAGATTGAAAATCCACTCAGGGGCCaggtaacctctggttcctcTCAATTTTGAGAAGCCTGAATTCTCAGTTTTAACTCTACTTACCAAACGGGATAGACCAAAGTCTGACACCTTTGGCCGGTAATCGGAGCCCAAGAGAATGTTTTGTGGCTTTATATCACAGTGCAGAACCCACTCTAAGCATTCTTCATGCAAATAAGCCAATCCTTTAGCAGTGCCCACGGCAATTTCAAATCTCTTCTTCCAATCAAGTGCTTTGGAAGAGAGGTTTTCTGCTAAGGATCCATGCTCCATATACTCGTAAACCAAAAGCCTATGCTTCCCGTCAGCACAATATCCCCACATGTCTATTAGGTTCATGTGATTAACCTTCCCAATGGTGCTTACTTCTGCTAGAAATTCAGCTTCTCCTTGGTGAGCTTCATTTAGTCGCTTAATTGCTGCAACTCGATCATCTGATAATTTGCCTTTATACACGATTCCTCCCGCTCCTTTTCCAATTTCTTCTTTGAAATTTCGTGTTGCCTTCTTCAGTGCTGCATAGGTAAACCTTTTGAAACCAGTCGCGGCCTGAACGTAGCCTTGTGTGATTTCGCCTCTGTTCAACTGGTTTCTTAGCAACAAAGCCCACACCAAAATTATGCCCAAAATCTCGAATACTCCAACCCCAATTGCAAACCAAAGCAAGAACTTCACAGACCAAGCCTTATGATTTATCACATACTTTCTTTCCAGCTCGATAACATTATGGGTGCTGTTACAAATAAAGGAGTTGAATTCGTCAACAGTCCAGTCATCGGAGAGCTGTCTTTCCTTAGGCACTTTCAAATATAGATCTCCTTCAAAGTTGGGCGAACGCTGTCCATTTAGCAAGAGCGTCTTGGCGAAACAATAAGGAATATCACTAGGATGGTCGTGCTTGATAAATTTAAATTGGAATCCTTTGCAATCGCATCTCTGCAAGCATTTGTTTTTACATTCGTCGAAGGTGGTATTAGGATAGAAACCGAAATCATACCCATAAAATTCAACATGACGGAGTTTAAGGAAAATAGCATCACTACTCGAACATGAAAGTTTAAATTCCGGTTCACAACCATAAGACCAGTCCGTATGGTTTACAATGTTATGCCCTGGAATGCAAGAACACATCCTACCAGAGCGATGATCATAGGAACAAACACTATTGGGTCCACAAATTCCATGAACAATGCATGGCTGAGAACTGAGCTGCCATGAAATAACCCAAGACCCATTTCCCTCTTCTCGACTGTACAAGCGAAGATTACCGTCGAAATCaagcttcaatcttctttggagcTTCTCTCCGTAATCAGCAGAGAAAAAAGTGAAATTATCAGTAGAAGAAAAATTACCCAAGGAATCGAGCATGGCAATTCTACTGCTGTTGTACGTAGATCTCTGCTCTTCCCAGGGCAAAGACCCAGGATCTGGCCAGAAAACGCTTGAGATCTCAGGCCCATCATAAAGAAGACGGAGAACATTATCGTTGTCGAAATAGAACTTGTAAAACCCCGTAGAAAAGTTCCAACTGCTTCTTGACGAAATGAGCTGAGTGTTTCTGGTGAAGAGTTGTTGGGGAAGCAGAGTATCTGTGGGTGAATCAAAGCTTTGCCATGAAATAATACCATTCAAGTCGTGTAGAACAAGATTGCCTGAGTCGTATAGTTCCAGACGCAATGAAAAGAGCGAAGCAGTATTAGTGACCGACCAAACGGGTGATCGACCAGCATCAGTGAGGACAAGATTACCAGTTTTGAGTAGGGAT
This is a stretch of genomic DNA from Hevea brasiliensis isolate MT/VB/25A 57/8 chromosome 12, ASM3005281v1, whole genome shotgun sequence. It encodes these proteins:
- the LOC110663675 gene encoding putative receptor protein kinase ZmPK1 codes for the protein MVVVRQPFLNALFQALSFEELQMGSFFSLLVLFLTISPPHSCSPTSQNTLSIGFSLSVEDLDHLLISPKGKFSAGFYPVGNNAYCFAIWFTQPSCSRDRDCVLVWMANRDVPVNGRLSKLSLLKTGNLVLTDAGRSPVWSVTNTASLFSLRLELYDSGNLVLHDLNGIISWQSFDSPTDTLLPQQLFTRNTQLISSRSSWNFSTGFYKFYFDNDNVLRLLYDGPEISSVFWPDPGSLPWEEQRSTYNSSRIAMLDSLGNFSSTDNFTFFSADYGEKLQRRLKLDFDGNLRLYSREEGNGSWVISWQLSSQPCIVHGICGPNSVCSYDHRSGRMCSCIPGHNIVNHTDWSYGCEPEFKLSCSSSDAIFLKLRHVEFYGYDFGFYPNTTFDECKNKCLQRCDCKGFQFKFIKHDHPSDIPYCFAKTLLLNGQRSPNFEGDLYLKVPKERQLSDDWTVDEFNSFICNSTHNVIELERKYVINHKAWSVKFLLWFAIGVGVFEILGIILVWALLLRNQLNRGEITQGYVQAATGFKRFTYAALKKATRNFKEEIGKGAGGIVYKGKLSDDRVAAIKRLNEAHQGEAEFLAEVSTIGKVNHMNLIDMWGYCADGKHRLLVYEYMEHGSLAENLSSKALDWKKRFEIAVGTAKGLAYLHEECLEWVLHCDIKPQNILLGSDYRPKVSDFGLSRLVSRVKTENSGFSKLRGTRGYLAPEWIFNLPITSKVDVYSYGIVVLEMVTGKNPAMDVEYVDNGENVEQKGLVAWVREKKSGAAAKESWVGEIIDPIMGNDYDTDKLEILAEVALQCVEEDRDARPNMGQVVEMLLRDENHP